CCGTGATCACGCGAATCCTCCGCTCAAGACTCCACTCGCTGATCCAGATCAAGGCGACCGACACGGCCAGCAGGCCGACTCCCAGCGCCGACCAGAGATATCCGACCTCGACGGGGCCCAAATCGAGCAGCTTGCGGCCGAACACCGGGAACAGGGTCGTGAAGGCGCTCGTGGCGAAGGTGTAGAGCGACGCCGTCAAGGTCAGAAACAAAATGGTCGGCTGCCGGAACAGGGCGAATCGAATCCCCTCCACCAGGTCGGAGAGCGTCGAACGCACGACACCCTGGCTCTGGTCGGTCGCCGCCGGAGGCGCGACTCGGATCCGCAGGAAAAAGAGGGCCGAGACCAGATAGGTGACGGCATTGAGACAGAGCACATCTTGCGAGCTGAGCGCCGCGATGCCGAGGCCGCTCAAGGCGGGCCCCATGATGACGCCGAGACTCGTGGTGCTTTGGAGCAGCGCATTCGCGGCGGTATATTGCGCCGGCGCGACGATGGAGGGAATCGTGGCAGTCAAGGCCGGCCCGAACAAGGCTGTCGCCACGGCATGGAGAAACACAAGCAGGTACAGCCGCTCGACCGTAAAGCTTTCCACCGACATCCAACAGGGGATCAGGCCGATCAGAATGGCACGGCTGACATCGGAAGCGATGAGCAGCGGCTTCTTCGGGAGCCGGTCCACCGCCACGCCGATCAACGGTCCCAGGACGATCGGCGGGATCGTCTGCAACAGGCCGATCACGGTCGTCTTGAGCGGCGACCCGGTCACCGCATAGACGAACCACAGGAGCGCGAGCTTGGAGATGCCGTCGCCGACCTGCGAGACCGTCTGCCCCCACCAGACGTAGGCGAAATCCCGAGAGAGCAGCCAGCGACGGCTGTTCACCGCCGGTTGGGGGACGACCCAGGGACTATCTGCTCTGGCCCATCCGTTCGGCATCAGAACCTGTGTGCTTCGTGACCCATAACCGCATCCGCCAGCTTCTATTCCTTGTCCAAGGAGCCTGTCCGGCATCGACCTTTCTACTGCGGCGAAGGATGCACCGGCATCTACTTCGTTCTCGGCCCCGAAAAATCCTCAACGTATTCCAGCGAATACGCCTCCGGTTTATCGTGGCCTGCGGCCTTGTATCTGCCAGCGCCTGCTTCGCCTCGTCACGAACGGCAATGTCGGGCAGGCTCCTAGTCTTTCTCTTTCGTCTTGGCCGGTTCTTTCTTGGGTTCTTTCACCGGTTCCTTCGGCAATTCTTTCGACGATTCTTTCCCGGATTCTTTCGCCGGCTCCTTCTCCGGCTCCTTCTCTTTGATAATTGTTCCGGCCAAGTGCACCCCGGCCGTGTTGACGGCCTTGACTCCCGGAACCTGCCTGGCGGCCTGAGCCGCTTCAAGGGCAATCACCTGGAATCGGGTTTCCCCCTTGAGCGAGACGATGCCGTTTTGGCAGGTCACCTCGAATCCCGAGGTCTTCAAGGTTTCGCTGCGCGCGAACCGGTCCTTGACGTACTGCGTGATCAGTTCGTCGGCGTGCTTGGCCAGGGCAGCCTTGACATCGGGCGTCGCCACCAGCTTGTTCACCACTTCCTTAATGGAAGGGACTGTCTGGACGACCTCCGTCGCGGCAAGCTGTTCCTCCGCGCTCGCGACCTTGCCAGAGAGCACCGCCCTCGCGCCGTCGATTTCCACCTCAATCTCATAGGGAAACAACCGCGGATCGGCCATCAAGGCCAGCTTGGCGGTCAGAATGACCGACCCCAGCGCCTTCTTCGCCGGCTCCTCTGGCGGCTCCGGCGGAGGCGGCGCGGCTGGCGCCGATCCCTCTCCCGACGCCGGGTGCTTTTCCGCCGAGCCGGAAGAGGCCTTCCCCTCACTCTCCTTCTGACTGTCCTTTTCTTTGTGGCTGTCCTTCTCTTTCTGACTTTCCTTTTGATGCGAGGCAGCCGGCGGTTCCTTGGAAGCGGCGCCGGCCGGCCCCTGATCGGCCGCCAGAGATCCTGACGGACTTCCCGCGATCAACAGGGTCAGGAGCGCCGCTGCGACTCGGATAGAAAACCTCGCGCCAGTGACATGACTCTGTGGCGGCGCATTATCGTCCAAACTTGGCTTGGGGCTCATCTTCTCTCTCCCTCGGCGCGGAGTCCAGCAGAAGCGCACATGATGATAACGGGATCGTCTCGATGAAGATGCTCTCTCCTGAGCGCAATGACCCAATTGTGCGGGATGGTCTCTCTTACCACAGATGACGTATTGAAACCTACCCTCGCCCCGCCATGACGAGGAAGCGAATCTGGCGGACCAGCGGCACCGGGCGGACCAGTCCGCCGGTGCCGATTGGCCATATGCGTATCTTCAACTAATGTGACTGTATGAACTAGAGATGGCAGCCTTCGGCGTGCCCGTCAACAATAAGACCGCGCCGGACGGCCTGCCGAAGGACAGGCCCGCGGAGGGGCAGTTTTGTGATCCCCATCGAAGTCTCACGGCGCTCGCGGCGGAAGATCCGATCCTGTTCCGCCGGAATGCCACAGGCGCGGCCTCGACGGGTTCCGCACGAGCGGGAGCGGGGGGCCGAACCCCCCTGCTCCCTGGAGATTCAACGGATTGAGCAACACACCCTCTCTCATGAATGGCGGGCCGGCCGTGAGGACGCGCGCCGGCCGCCCGTCCTCGTCATTCGACCCTTGGCGGCTCGCCGCCCGCGACTCATGCCGCGATTCAGTGAACCGGCATTCCGCGCGGCCTCCGCCTGCGGCCCCATGGAACCGAAGACCAATTCCAATCCCCACTGCTTGAGCGTCCCTTCATCCCGGGCTTCGACATCCTGAATCTTGAGCATCCAAGTCCCCTTGAGACTCCTGCCTTTCCACGGCGCGAGCGCGGCGGTATCCAGCATGTCGTAGGTCCGTTTGATGTTCTGCGCCGCGCCTCCCTTCCGATCATGCAGAACGGCTTTGGCCGGGGTCAGACCCGCCGGAGGCATGAGCGTGACAACCAGATCCCCGATATACGTATGGGCCAGATCGAGGTGCACGATCAGATTTTCGACCGGAGTGGCGTCATTCACGTCCAGCGAGACCGTGATGGTTTGGAGATCCGGCACCGGCTCGTTGAACGTCCGGCTGATGAGCACGCGGTTCTGCTCCGACGGCTTGGCGAGTTTCACGGCGGTTTCGGCGTTGAGCCGACCATAGCCGTAGAAGCGGCTCCATCCTTCCGCCGTGTACTGGCCGCCCTGCGGATCGATCTTGTCACAGGATTGCTTGAGAATCTCCCGCACCTCCTGCCATTTGAGATCGGGATTGACGGACAGCACCAGCGCGGCCACTCCCGCCGCGCCCGGACAGGAGCTGGACGTTCCGCCAAAACTGTTCGTGTAGTTGCCACGGAGGTCGCCGTCGGCGGGTTTGCCCGGATTATAGCCCGGAGATCCCGCACGGTCTGTCGTCCAAATGCCCGTGGTGAGCGGCGCCGGATGCTGAAACGGCGCGTGGCCCATGTCGCTGCTCGGGAACGAGCACCAGATGGCCTTTCCGAAATCGCTGTATACGCTGCGCTTGCCCCGGTCGTTGCAGGCGGCAACCGCGACGACGCGCTCGTAACTGGCATACCCGTCGTTGTCCACGCTCTCGTTTCCGTTCCCGGCTGCAAACAGGACAAGACAACCCTTGCCGCTTCGCCCCTTGGTCGTCGCATAGTCAATCGCCAACTTGGTGCTGGCCGGGAGCGGAACTTTCTGATGGTGTCCGGGATCGTCCGGCTTCCACCACCGCCCATCGGTCGGGCCCCAACTGCACGAAATGACATCGGCGCCGTGATTGGCCGCCCACTCGAACGCCTCGGCCTCCTGCTGGGAGCCCAGCGCCGAGTTCAGACGGATGGGAATCAGCTTGGCCTTCGGAGCCACCCCGGAGGCGCGCTCAACCCCGGCCGCGCAGGCCACTCCCGCGCAGGCGGTCCCGTGATTTTCTTCGAACACCACATCCTTCGGCCTGGGATCTCCGTTGCCGACCGTGGCGTCGCGCGGGGCAAGGACCTTTCCCGAGCCGGCGAATTCCGGATGATCGATGTCCACCCCGTCGTCGATGATCGCGATGACGGCCCCCTCCCCCATGGTGATCTGATGGGCCGCCTCGACGTTGGCGCTCGCCGAGACCTGGGTGCCGTTGACCGTGGTGGTCTTGAGATGCCATTGCTCGGCGGCAATCGTCCGCCGGCCTTTTGGCCGGACGAGCTCCGGATGACAATACTCCACCTCCTTGCGATTCAAGAGCGAGGCGGCCAGATCAAAGACCTGGGTCCCTGTGCCTTCCGGCGCGCCGACGAAGAAGGCGTTGGCGGCGTAGGTCAGCTCTTTCTTGATGGTGAGACCGGCTTCCCGGATCACGTCCCGACAGTCCTCCGGGTCCATATCATCGACAAACTTAATGAACAGGTTTTCCGTGTACAGCACCGGCTCCCCGGATTTCTCATCCACCATGACGCCTCCGGCAAACCGCACGTCGGAGGCTGCGCGGATCGCTTCCTTTCGACTCTCCAAGGACCTTCGCCCCGGTCCAGGGGGAACTCGATAGACTTCGACGCCGGCTTCCGGAATCGTAAAGATAAGATGTCCGTCCGCCACTTCCCCTGAGGCGGGAGTTGGAACGGCTCCGGACCTGATGGATCGGGTCGAGCGTGTTCGGACCGCGATCAGATCGTCGCTCTTGCGGAGCACGATGGGGGGTTCTGTCTTTCTGCCAAGTCGCACCTGTGTGAGGTCAGGCATGGCGGTCCTCCTTTGCTCGTGTGTGGAAGATCATGGATCGTTCGATGATCAAGCCGCGCGCAACGTCTCAGATTCGAATGTCTTCCCAGGATCGGATCTCGGCCCGCATCGCCCGCCTGGTTCGCCCCTCCTCGGTGGTGAAGCCGTCATAGTGCTTCAACGGTCCAAAGTCCAGGTTCGTCAGATATTCGATCTGGCCGATGCTGACCTGATAGGTCTTGTATCGGCCGAAGCCGAAGACCCGTAACTGCTCAAGCAACTCCGATTGGCTGATCATATAGGCCGTGGCCGACTTCCGTCCGTCGGAGATGACCGCGATCACCTTCCAATATTCCCGCGGCAGGCGCACGCCGCGATATTCCGGATCGTCGTCGCGCAAGATCGGCCCGGTAAACACGGTGACCTTCAACTTGTGCGCGCGGCTGTTCTGCAAGATATAGTCTTCAAGTCCCAGCCAGGTTTTTTGATTGAACTTTTCATGCTGCGGAGAGCAATTGGTGAAGTGAAAGGTGTCCTCGTTCGCGACGGCCGCCTCATGCGTCTGGCCCCACACCGGATCTTCGCGCCGCACCAAATGCCCGCGATCCAATTCGTTCCTCGCATAGAGGTCTTCCCCGATCTGATACTCCCGGTCCATCCGCGGATCGAGGCTCCAGCGGTCCTGGCCGCGTTTGATTTTTTGAGAACGCCGGCCGTCGATGTTGCAGGCGACATAGAGGGCGAGCCGTCGAGACTTCGACATGACGACGGAAAAGTGTTCGTACTTGAGTTCCGTTCCGCATCCGTTCAGCAGCGGGGCGACATCGCAGGCCCGGACCCCGGTCGGTGTCGGGTGGGGCACCGCGAACCCATGAAGAAATTGCGCGGAGTATCCCGTTCGCCCGGCATAGTCGCGGACGGTCCTTACGATGGGAGCCCGATCGGCCTCCTCCATGTCGCGGAGAATGGCTCGGGCCTGCTCGGCCAGTTCGCCCAGCGTTTTCATCTGCTCAAGCTCGGTTGGATGGGTTGCGATCATGGCTCCTTCCTTTCTCGACACACCCCTGCGCAATTGCAGGCACGAACAACATTGAGGGCCGGCAGGGACAAGTTCGGATATCCTCACGCGCAGGGCGCCGCGCCGGGGACCGCCGATGAGGATAAACCTGCAAACTGCCCGCCACAATAGTGAAGCCCGAAAACTCCGCAAAAAACATAGAGAGAACAGCCCGGTTCTTGAGAAAGGCGGCGTATCTCTTCCGATACCCTTCCCGTATCCATCTCGATACAGACCCGCGTCTGTGCACGTTGCCACAGCCGCCGCCTCCGGCTATAGTCACCGACCATCCGCCCCATCAATGACGCAGACCGCCGCCTCGACCCCATCTCCTCTTCTGTCTCTGCTGCGCCGGCTGGTCTCCATCGAGCACCAGGAAGTCAGGGCTCTGCTCTTGTCGTTTCTCTATTTCTTCGCGCTGCTCGCTTCCTATTACGTGCTCCGGCCGATTCGCGATGAGATGGGGGTCCAGTCCGGCATGCGGACCTTGCCATGGATGTTCTCGGCCGTGTTTGTTTCGATGCTCGCGCTGGTACCCCTCTTTGGCTGGCTGGCCGGCCGGCTACCGGTCCGCCGGCTCATTCCCACGGTTTATCTGTTTTTCGCCTCCAACCTGTTGTTGTTCTATCTCGCGCTCACGACCGGCGCCCCCCGCTCGGTCGTGGCGCCCGTGTTTTTCGTTTGGGTCAGCGTGTTCAATCTGTTTGTCGTCTCCGTGTTTTGGAGCGTGATGGCGGATCTCTACTCCACGGAAGCGGCCCGCCGCCTCTTTGGTTTCATTGCGGCCGGCGGCAGCGCCGGGGCCGTGTCCGGTCCCCTCTTCACAGCACTGGCAGTGCCGATGATCGGAATTGCCCCCTTGCTTCTGGTTTCGATCTCGTTGCTGCTGGCGTCCCTGGCCTGTTTCTTCGCCTTGACTGGGGCCGTCCCTGCGCATCAAGCCAATCAGAAGGGGCTTCAGGACCGCCATCGTTTGGAGCTGACATCCAGCACCCCGCCCGGCCTTTTGGTCGGCATCACCAAAATACTCCAGTCTCGTTATCTTCTTTTGATCTGCCTGTATCTGGGCTGCTATTCGGTCCTCTCCACGTTGCTCTACAGCCAACAGATGGTTCTCGTGCCCCAAGTGCTGGGCAATCCCGAAGAGCGCACCCGGCTGTTTGCCCTGGTCGACTTTGCCGTGAACGGCCTGACCGTCTGCGCCCAGGTGCTCTTGACCGGCCGGCTCCTGACGGGGCTGGGGGTCACGGCGCTGCTCGCGGCGGTGCCGGCCTTCAACCTGATCGGGTTCGGGCTCTTCAGCGTCGCGCCGATCCTGCCGGTACTGGTGGCCTTCGGCATCCTGCGGCGATCCGGTGAATTTGCCATTACGAAACCGACCCGCGAAACTCTCTTCACGGTCGTCGCGAAGGAAGAAAAGTACCAGTCCAAGAACGTCATCGACACGGTGGTGCACCGAGGCGGAGACATGGCCAGCAGTTGGGTGGCGACAACGCTGCAGGCAGCCGGCTTTTCCATTTCCGAGATGGCGCTCGCGGCCGTGCCGATTGCGGGGCTGTGGCTGGTGAACGGCCTCTATCTCGGACGAAAGCACGAGGAGCTTCGGCGGTCTTCCGGCCACGAGTGATCGCCGACTCCTTGCGTCGGAACATTGTCTCTCTCCCATGAGAGACCGGCGGCTCCCCTTCATCGTGACGGTCATACATTCGATGCGGCTTGCCGCGACAGCCCCAAGATTCGTATCCTTGCTTCTCCCTCGTCGATAAGGAGCGCCCGATGCCGAGACCTCGCACAAGACGAACGCCTCGCCGCTCACCCGGCACCGGTTCGCTCGCGACCGATGCTCCTGATACTTTCACCTGTCGCGACCATCGATTGGTCGGCCCGGCGGTGACCTATCGAGAGACTCCCAACCACGGCGGTCCGATCACGCCGCGCTACCTTGTCTTTCACTACACGGCCGGACACAGCGCCAAGGACTCTTGCGATTGGCTGTGCAATCCCGTTGCGCAGGCTTCGGCCCATCTGGTGGTGGGCCGGGACGGCACGATCACGCAACTGGCGCCGTTCAACATCAAGACCTGGCATGCGGGCACCAGCCATTGGGAAGGCCTCACCGGACTCAACGAATATGCCATCGGCATCGAAATGGATAATGCGGGCCGGCTGACTCGCACGGGAGACAGGCTCACGGCCTGGTTCGGCGAAACCTATCCGGCCTCCCAAGCCGTTCAGGCCAAGCATAAGCTCGATCAGGAACCGGCCTGGTGGCATACCTACACGCAGAAGCAGATTGAGACCGCGCTGAAACTCGCTTTCCTGCTCGTCAAGGAATATGGGCTGACGGACGTGCTCGGCCACGAGGACATCGCGCCCGAGCGCAAGCGCGATCCGGGACCGGCCTTTCCGTTGGAGTCGATCCGGTCGCGGGCCCTGGGCCGAAAGGGTGAACAAGACGAACGGTGCCGCGTCACGGCCGATTCGCTGAACATCCGCAAGGGACCGGGCGCCGAATATGACCTGGCCGCGCCTGCCCTGCGCAAAGGCACCCTGCTCCTCATCTTGGAAAAGGGCGCACGCTGGACGAAAGTCGAGGTGGACGGCCAGGGCGACCTTGAGGGCTGGGTCTCGAACAAGTACATTGAGCCGGTCGCAACTCACCCCTCCTGAAGCCACGAAGAGGAGGCCGACGCCGCATGAACCGACCACGCCTGTTTCTCTCGGCGGTCAGCGAGGAATTGCGAACCGCTCGCAAAGACGTGGCCGCCACGGTCCGCACACTCGGATTCGACCCAGTCTCCCAAGATGATTTTCCCACCGGCCAGGGCGAACTCGGCCAGTGGCTGCGCCGGCAGCTCGATTCTTGCGAGGGGGTGATCCAGCTTGTCGGCCGGGGGTACGGAGCCGAGCCGCCGACGGTCGATCCAGCATACGGCCGTCTCTCCTACACCCAGTTCGAGTTGTTGTATGCGCACATAGACTCCTACCGATAACGCCGCGCCATGCCCGTTGCCTTTATCCGCTTTCTCCTTGAGGCCAGTTCCATCTGGCCTTGGGGGTAATGTGAATGGCTCTACAAGATGTTGCTTGGCAACACCGGTAACATTTGAGACGACTCAATACGAGTCATTGCTACGCTCAGTGCACACACGCTATATTAACTTCGCACAGCAAGAGCCGCGCTGTCTCCATCACCATACTCCCATGACGACGCGCTCTGGGAGTTTGTCGACCATCGCAACCCCGGCCACTCCACAGCCGCCCACCAAGATCTGAGTTATGTATGACTGAAGATCCCATCGTCGCAATTGTAGGAAACGTGAAAACTTCCCTTGACGCACCTGCAGCCGCCGAGGCGCTCGGACGGGAACTTGCCAAGGCCGGGCTTCGCATCCTTGTTTACTCCAGTGGCGCCGACTTTCTGGAAGGCCGCATCGTAAAGGGGTATGTCGCAAGCCGCTTGGCTAAACCTCGCTCGATTCAGGTCCGTTATCCCTTGCACGGAGAAAAGCCCGAGTTCCCCGAGCAGCAAACCAATGGCGAGGTGTTCGACTGGCGGCCCGATCACAGCCAGAATTGGGAAATGTCGTTTTACCAGTCGTTGAATGAGGCAAACGGTATTCTGCTGATGGGGGGCGGCGATTCCACGATGATTGCCGGCGTGGTTGCTATGGGCCACGGAATCGCCATGCTTCCACTGGCGGCGTTCGGCGGCGCCGCCTCGAAGGTTTGGGAGTCCCTGCGGCCAGGGCGAGACCTGCCCAGCGCTGATGAGATTTCGTTGATGGCGCGTCCTGGGTGGTCGGATGATCATGCGGCTGAGTGCGTCAGAGTGATCAAAGACCAGCTCGCCCGCAAAGCCGAATTGGTCAGGCAGCGCCGTATCGAAGAACGCCGAAAGGAGGTTTCCGTCAGCTTGCATGCATTCTTTGCCCTGTTAGTCTTCGTCGTTGCCGTGGCTGCAGTCCCCGTCGCGTTGGCGTGGACCGACATCCCTCAATCTCTGTTGGTTTCTCTTTTGTTCTTCTCGCCACTGTTGGCCGGAGTTGCAGGTTCCACCATCCGCCTCGTGTTTGACGCCAGTCAGGGTTCCACGCCTGTAACCACGCAAACCACACTTACGACCGTGGCCATGGGGCTGATCGCGGGCGGAGTCGCGGGGCTGCTGTTCATCACGGCCCAGATCACCACCGCGCCTGCGACAGGTGGGCCAAATATCGTCTCGCCGGAGCAAGCCAAAAAGCTCGTGCTCTTCGGAGTGCTCATTGGATTCGTCGCTGGATTGACCCTGGATGCGGTGTTCCGTAAGCTCATCTCCACTGATGTCGTCAATGTGAGCGCCATAGAAGCGAGGAAAGGCCCCTGATTCCGTGGCAGGCCCGAGCAGATTCGCGGTTTACTTCAGCCACAGTTGGCGTCCGCGCGATGTTGAGCTGAACCTCCAGGTGTGGGAAGAGCTGGTCGCCGACTGTACGCTGCTGGTGGACGTTCCAGAGGAACCCGGAGCCGATCCCCCCTACTACATCAATCGAATCGAGGAACTCCTCCGGCGAACCGATCTGTTTGTCAGCATTCTGACCTACCGCGATCCCCGTGAGGCCGCACCGGTGGCCGGCGGCGCGGACTTACGCTGCTCGCCCTACAGCCTGTTTGAGATTCGGCTCGCCGAACGAGCGGATACCCCGCGACTCGTCCTGTACGAACGAGGCACGCGCTTCTGGCCTCCGGAGACGATTCGACCCTGGGAAGGGTACATCGAATTCGTTTGCGGAACCAAGGAACGCCGCATCGAATCGCAACAATGGACGACCGTCATCCAGGCGAAGATCCGGCAGTGGAAAGCCTGGGCGGCGAACCACCGCCGGCCGGTGAGCTACGAGCGGTCCAGAAGCGCTGCCATCCTGGTGGGCGCCTCGCTCTATGAGGGAGTCGGCGAGGCGCTCCAAGGCAGCTTGCGGGCTGGCGGGTACAAGCCCGTCCGTTGCAACCCCGAACGGCAAAGCAGCGGTGAGGTCTTTCGGCTGCTTCACGAAGCCGGGCTGGTCCTGGCCGAATTTGGGACGCGCGATTCCCGATTAGAGCAGGTGTATGCCGCCGCGCACGGTTTGGGATTGCCCGCGATTCGCATGCTGTCCGCGGCATCCGAGCCAGACGGACTGCCGTGGATTCTGAAAGGAGATCCGGGCGGGTTTGAGAACGATATTGTGAGGTGGAGCAAACCAGAGGATGTTCTAGATTTGGTCGCTCCTCGTATCGCCGCCATGGATCGCCTTAGCGAGGCACTCAGTGACGTCGACGGGCTCGACTACCTTCAGTCGAAGCGCTACGCGCGGTTTTTCGTGTTTATCAGTCACACGCTGAAAGGCTCCGACCGTGTACTCGTGGAGCAGATCTACACGCTTCTCAAGGCAAAGCACGTGATTCCCTTTGAGTACCATCAGGTCAACGCCGCCGGTATCGATTGGAAAGTAGCTTTGGATGAGTCACTCAAGAAGACCACGCATTTCGTAGCCCTGCTCGACTCCACCTACGAGCAGTCACCAACGTGCGAGTATGAACTCCGCGAGATTCTGAAGCGGAGAAACGAGGTGACGATCCTGCCCTTCATGATCGCCGGCAGGGACAAGCCGAACCCGGACCTGACGGATATGCACAATGAACTGCTCTCAAGTCAGGATCCCTCCGCAAACGCTGGAATTGTGGTTCGGCAGGTCATGGGCGCACTTGACGCCACTCTCAGCCGGTCCAAACAGATGTGAGCCGTAGAGCCCAGACGCCGCGCGGCGTCGGCGGTCCCGGCGGCGCTGCCGATATGATCGAACAGGCCAAGGCACGAGGCGCCAAAACCATCATCATCGATACGAAAGACGCGTTCGGTCTCTGACATCAGAGAGTCGGCCAGGCTGTCGCCAAATAGAAGCTTCGCGCGGAACATTTTCAGGGATTTGCGTAGAAGGACGGCGGCCATGGTCATGGGCAGGCCGCCTAACACCTTCTCTGACCCGAATTCACCGCAACAGACTTTCGCGCCGTTATGCGCTGTAGACAGCAAGGCAGCATCATTCAGAGGATGGTTGACACATGGATGCGTTCATTAGCCATGCCTCGAAAGAAGCCGGGGTGGTCGCCCAGATCGAAGAACTTCTAGAGGCGGACGGCCTCAAGGTCTGGTTGGACCGTTCAGAGATCCGTCTGGGAGTTTTGTTACGGAAGGAACTGCAAAATGCGATCAGGAACAGCCGCATTCTGATCCTTCTCTGGTCGAAGGCCGCGGCAAGGTCCCGATGGGTTGCTGCCGAAGTGCTGACCGCCTTTCATCTGAACCGGTTCATTGTCGCCTGCGTGCGCGATCACACACCGTTACCCTATTTCCTCCAGAACACCATTTACTTGAATCTGCAACGCCGAAACACCGCTTCGATTGAACAGCTCCGTCGGGCCGTTCGCACGTCTCCGGATGCGGCAAACGAGGTTCCGACCGTGATGAGCAGTCCAAGCTGGGAACTCCAGCAGACTATACAGCACATCGTTGAGGGGCAAAGCGCCGTCACTGATTGCTTGGGGAAGAGGGATCTTCAGACAGCCAAGAAGAAGTATCAACTGATCGATGGCGTCACGTCTGACGCTAAAAAAACGTGGCCGCTGGAACCAATGGTGCTCAACCTGGCGGGGTATCACCGCAAGAATGCGTATATGCTAAAGCATTGGGCGGCGATCCAGGCTGGCCGTCCGCCCAAAGACCGATTGCTGGCGCAGGCAGAACGTCTGTTCTTCGAGGCCCTCTTTGGCAACCCAAATGATTATTCCGCATTAAACGGTCTGGGCAGCATCCTGATCTTTGAACGCGATCTAGAGGCGGCAGAGTTCTTCATCCGGCGGGCCATTGCCTTAGCCAAACAAGATGGGATCCACTATGCCGCAGCCAAACATGATCTGGCTATGATTCTTGCGTTCAAACGAACGCTGACGCCGACAAAGCCCGTTTCATCAGTTTAGTCATCGCCGCTTGAATTCTGCCAACCAGACAGCTTTGTTCCAGAGACGCAGGGTAGCTCAATGTCCCCTGGCCACCAGGCCCCGTTCCCTGGCATATCGGGCGGCTTCCCGGCGATCCTGCAATTGAAGCTTGTCGAGGATATTGTG
The DNA window shown above is from Nitrospira tepida and carries:
- a CDS encoding toll/interleukin-1 receptor domain-containing protein, translated to MDAFISHASKEAGVVAQIEELLEADGLKVWLDRSEIRLGVLLRKELQNAIRNSRILILLWSKAAARSRWVAAEVLTAFHLNRFIVACVRDHTPLPYFLQNTIYLNLQRRNTASIEQLRRAVRTSPDAANEVPTVMSSPSWELQQTIQHIVEGQSAVTDCLGKRDLQTAKKKYQLIDGVTSDAKKTWPLEPMVLNLAGYHRKNAYMLKHWAAIQAGRPPKDRLLAQAERLFFEALFGNPNDYSALNGLGSILIFERDLEAAEFFIRRAIALAKQDGIHYAAAKHDLAMILAFKRTLTPTKPVSSV
- a CDS encoding toll/interleukin-1 receptor domain-containing protein; its protein translation is MAGPSRFAVYFSHSWRPRDVELNLQVWEELVADCTLLVDVPEEPGADPPYYINRIEELLRRTDLFVSILTYRDPREAAPVAGGADLRCSPYSLFEIRLAERADTPRLVLYERGTRFWPPETIRPWEGYIEFVCGTKERRIESQQWTTVIQAKIRQWKAWAANHRRPVSYERSRSAAILVGASLYEGVGEALQGSLRAGGYKPVRCNPERQSSGEVFRLLHEAGLVLAEFGTRDSRLEQVYAAAHGLGLPAIRMLSAASEPDGLPWILKGDPGGFENDIVRWSKPEDVLDLVAPRIAAMDRLSEALSDVDGLDYLQSKRYARFFVFISHTLKGSDRVLVEQIYTLLKAKHVIPFEYHQVNAAGIDWKVALDESLKKTTHFVALLDSTYEQSPTCEYELREILKRRNEVTILPFMIAGRDKPNPDLTDMHNELLSSQDPSANAGIVVRQVMGALDATLSRSKQM